The proteins below come from a single Serratia fonticola genomic window:
- a CDS encoding metal ABC transporter permease, with protein MELLLQWFSEPFAYPFMQRAIIAAIVTGVVCAVLSCYLVLKGWSLMGDAISHAVLPGIVLAFVFSIPLAIGAFLSGIFCAVATGYLKEHSRVKEDTVMGIVFSGMFAFGLVLFARIDTDQHLSHILFGNMLGITDGELQQTLWIAGITLAIVLLKRQDFMLYCFDPNHARVIGLPVKLLHYGLLCLLALTIVASLQAVGVILVIAMLIAPGIIAFTLCRSFNRMLIVATIASVFSCVLGTLISFHIDGATGPCIVIVQALLFVIALLYSHFKPVQRHEITVVKNH; from the coding sequence ATGGAACTCCTGTTGCAATGGTTCTCAGAGCCGTTCGCCTATCCCTTTATGCAACGCGCCATCATCGCGGCTATCGTCACCGGTGTCGTCTGCGCCGTGCTGTCTTGCTATCTGGTGTTGAAAGGCTGGTCACTGATGGGGGATGCCATTTCTCACGCCGTGCTTCCCGGCATTGTGTTGGCCTTTGTGTTCAGCATTCCACTGGCGATTGGCGCATTTCTTTCCGGCATTTTCTGCGCGGTCGCGACGGGCTATCTGAAAGAACACAGCCGGGTAAAGGAAGATACGGTGATGGGGATCGTCTTCTCCGGCATGTTTGCCTTTGGGCTGGTGCTGTTTGCCCGCATCGATACCGATCAACACCTCAGCCATATCCTGTTCGGCAATATGCTGGGGATCACCGACGGTGAACTACAGCAAACATTGTGGATCGCCGGGATCACGCTGGCGATCGTACTGCTCAAGCGCCAGGACTTTATGCTTTACTGTTTCGATCCGAACCATGCGCGCGTCATTGGTCTGCCGGTGAAGTTACTGCACTACGGCTTACTCTGCCTGCTGGCGTTAACCATTGTTGCCTCGCTACAGGCGGTGGGGGTGATCCTGGTGATTGCGATGCTGATCGCACCGGGGATCATTGCATTCACCCTGTGCCGCAGTTTCAACCGGATGCTGATCGTCGCCACCATCGCTTCGGTTTTTTCCTGCGTGCTGGGCACGTTAATCAGTTTTCATATCGACGGCGCAACCGGGCCGTGCATCGTGATCGTGCAGGCGCTGCTGTTTGTCATCGCCCTGCTCTATAGCCACTTCAAACCCGTGCAACGTCACGAAATCACCGTAGTTAAAAACCATTAA
- a CDS encoding metal ABC transporter permease, with the protein MLEILLQPFNYNYMVKAMWVSAIVGAACAFLSAYLMLKGWSLMGDALSHSVVPGVAGAYALGLPYAAGAFFTGMLAALAMTLVRHVTRLREDAIIGFIFSTFFAVGLLIISLNPTSVNVQSIIFGNILGIADEDVLQVEIIIGVSLLILCLVWKDLLAVFFDENHAVSIGLSPLKLKILFFTLLSACTVAALQTVGAILVIAMVITPGATAYLLTDRFGRLVIIAIAIGALTSGLGAYLSFFVDGATGGVIVTLQTLVFLAAFLFAPKHGLLASKRRVTRGNSPEGN; encoded by the coding sequence ATGCTCGAGATCCTGCTGCAACCGTTCAACTACAACTACATGGTCAAGGCGATGTGGGTCAGCGCCATTGTCGGTGCGGCCTGCGCTTTTCTGTCGGCGTATCTGATGCTGAAAGGCTGGTCGTTGATGGGGGATGCGCTTTCCCACTCCGTGGTGCCTGGCGTGGCCGGTGCCTATGCCCTCGGTCTGCCCTATGCAGCTGGTGCGTTTTTCACCGGCATGCTGGCCGCGCTGGCGATGACATTGGTACGCCACGTTACCCGCCTGCGTGAAGATGCGATTATCGGCTTTATTTTCTCCACCTTTTTCGCCGTCGGCCTGTTGATCATTTCGCTCAATCCAACCTCGGTGAACGTGCAGTCAATCATCTTCGGCAACATTCTCGGTATCGCAGATGAAGACGTGTTACAGGTGGAGATTATTATCGGTGTTTCGTTACTGATCTTATGCCTGGTGTGGAAAGACCTGCTGGCGGTATTTTTCGATGAAAACCACGCGGTATCGATCGGGCTTTCGCCACTAAAGTTGAAGATCCTGTTCTTTACCCTGCTTAGCGCCTGTACCGTGGCCGCGCTGCAAACCGTCGGTGCCATTCTGGTGATCGCCATGGTGATAACCCCCGGTGCCACCGCCTATCTGCTGACCGACCGTTTTGGCCGGCTGGTGATTATTGCCATCGCCATCGGTGCCTTGACCAGCGGACTGGGTGCCTACCTCAGCTTCTTCGTCGACGGTGCAACCGGCGGCGTGATCGTCACACTGCAGACACTAGTGTTCCTGGCGGCCTTCCTGTTCGCACCGAAGCACGGGCTGTTAGCCTCAAAACGCCGCGTCACCCGTGGCAACTCTCCGGAGGGCAACTGA
- the hxpB gene encoding hexitol phosphatase HxpB translates to MAYSQRIATAIFDMDGLLIDSEPLWLQAEMDIFSSLGLDLSDRHKLPDTLGLRIDLVVRMWFQAMPWQGPSQEEVAGRIIERAIELVREKRPLLPGVQQALELCRSLDLNIGLASASPLHMQQQVLKMFDLESYFDQLVSAEYLPYSKPHPEVYLIAAERLGSDPQHCITLEDSFNGMIATKAARMKSIVIPAHEYSQDPRWALADLKLQSLEQLTAAHLA, encoded by the coding sequence ATGGCTTATTCGCAACGCATAGCAACCGCAATTTTTGATATGGACGGTCTACTGATCGACTCTGAACCCCTGTGGTTACAGGCGGAAATGGACATCTTCAGCTCATTGGGGCTGGATCTGTCTGACCGTCACAAACTTCCGGATACGCTAGGTTTACGCATCGATCTGGTGGTGCGGATGTGGTTCCAGGCCATGCCGTGGCAAGGACCCTCTCAGGAGGAAGTCGCTGGCCGCATTATCGAGCGGGCCATCGAGTTGGTACGGGAAAAGCGCCCGTTGCTGCCTGGGGTGCAACAAGCGCTGGAACTGTGCCGTAGCCTGGATTTGAATATTGGGCTGGCCTCCGCCTCTCCGCTACATATGCAGCAGCAGGTGCTGAAGATGTTCGATCTGGAGAGCTATTTCGATCAGTTGGTTTCGGCCGAATACCTGCCCTACAGCAAACCGCACCCAGAAGTCTATCTGATCGCCGCAGAACGCCTGGGCAGCGATCCACAGCACTGTATTACTCTGGAAGACTCCTTCAACGGTATGATTGCCACCAAAGCGGCGCGTATGAAATCGATCGTGATCCCTGCGCACGAATACAGTCAGGATCCACGCTGGGCCTTGGCCGACCTTAAGTTGCAAAGCCTCGAGCAGTTGACTGCCGCCCATCTAGCCTGA
- a CDS encoding LysR substrate-binding domain-containing protein: MIETRLLHQFIAVAEELHFNRAAQRLHMAQPPLSQAIRRLEHEIGAPLFERTNRSVSLTPAGTDFLATARKVLRLLDEGVEQTRRVAQGIEGHLTLTFINIAPYDALLGALQRFRSAFPAISFTMREATTQEQVEALEHGHAELGFMRPPGRTAPELRFESILREPIMIGLPATHPLACHEIIALAALRDDAFVSSPRHLGQGFHDQLVQLCAAAGFIPRIAQQARQLQTLVALVASGFGVALLPASLAQEGRKDVVFRPIQVNAPDALRHVELLMAWNPHSPCPIRDKLIDEVRDAMASAPLIET, encoded by the coding sequence ATGATTGAAACACGCCTGCTACATCAGTTCATCGCCGTCGCCGAGGAATTGCACTTCAATCGCGCAGCGCAACGGCTGCATATGGCACAACCCCCGTTGAGTCAGGCTATTCGTCGGCTGGAACATGAGATCGGCGCTCCGCTGTTTGAACGCACCAATCGCAGCGTGTCGCTCACGCCTGCTGGAACCGACTTTCTGGCAACGGCAAGAAAGGTGTTGCGCCTGCTTGATGAAGGCGTCGAACAGACCAGGCGAGTAGCGCAAGGCATCGAAGGCCATCTCACGTTAACCTTCATCAATATCGCCCCCTATGACGCATTACTAGGCGCATTGCAGCGCTTCCGCTCTGCATTCCCCGCCATCTCCTTCACCATGCGTGAGGCCACGACTCAAGAGCAGGTCGAGGCACTGGAACATGGCCACGCCGAGCTCGGTTTCATGAGGCCACCGGGCAGGACGGCTCCGGAACTGCGCTTCGAGTCCATTCTGCGAGAACCCATCATGATTGGCCTGCCAGCCACACACCCTCTCGCGTGCCACGAGATCATTGCACTGGCCGCACTGCGAGATGACGCCTTCGTATCGTCACCACGACACCTGGGCCAGGGCTTCCATGACCAGCTGGTTCAGCTTTGCGCAGCGGCAGGGTTCATACCACGCATTGCCCAACAGGCGCGGCAGCTGCAAACTCTGGTTGCTTTGGTGGCCAGCGGCTTCGGCGTTGCACTGTTGCCCGCGTCGCTGGCGCAGGAGGGTCGCAAAGACGTGGTATTCCGGCCAATCCAGGTCAATGCACCAGACGCACTACGGCATGTGGAATTGCTGATGGCTTGGAACCCGCACTCGCCTTGTCCTATTCGAGACAAACTGATCGATGAGGTGCGAGATGCCATGGCATCGGCGCCCTTGATTGAAACCTGA
- a CDS encoding SMP-30/gluconolactonase/LRE family protein yields the protein MRDECRLHKIAEVRADLGESPVWDKDNRLLYFVDISGGKINVMTPQARVATVYQSTARIGALALTDRGNLIFTEDTRVAILDPKEGVVRTHSTAAHNKGCYRFNDGACDPQGRFITGLMHEGPNREAGALYRYDGELNAQAIQRNIALPNGLAWSEDGHTLFFVDSIARSIFRAAYTPNGELEAVMCFAETPAELGRPDGIALDRAGELWVCMFNGGCLLRYDSNGNLSERVAMPVPRPTSCCFGGEGLETLFITTARYAMTPAELAEYPDSGDLFAIRPAIAGVPRHLFKECKIGQ from the coding sequence ATGCGTGACGAGTGTCGTCTGCACAAGATCGCCGAAGTCCGTGCCGACCTTGGCGAGAGTCCAGTCTGGGATAAAGACAACCGCCTTTTGTACTTCGTCGATATCTCTGGTGGCAAGATTAACGTCATGACCCCGCAAGCACGAGTGGCAACCGTCTATCAATCGACGGCGCGCATCGGTGCCCTGGCCCTTACGGATAGAGGCAATCTGATCTTCACCGAAGATACGCGGGTTGCCATTCTGGATCCCAAGGAAGGCGTGGTCCGCACGCACTCTACCGCTGCCCATAACAAAGGCTGCTATCGGTTCAACGACGGGGCCTGCGATCCGCAAGGGCGCTTTATCACCGGCCTGATGCACGAGGGGCCGAACCGTGAGGCCGGAGCGCTGTACCGCTATGACGGTGAACTGAACGCCCAAGCGATCCAGAGGAATATCGCGCTGCCTAATGGCCTGGCCTGGTCGGAAGATGGCCACACGCTGTTCTTTGTCGATTCCATCGCACGTTCAATATTTCGGGCCGCATACACTCCCAACGGGGAACTGGAGGCCGTAATGTGCTTCGCCGAAACCCCGGCAGAACTGGGACGTCCCGATGGTATCGCCCTGGATCGAGCCGGAGAATTGTGGGTCTGTATGTTCAACGGAGGATGTTTGCTGCGCTACGACAGTAACGGCAACCTGAGCGAGCGCGTCGCCATGCCCGTGCCGCGCCCCACCAGTTGCTGCTTTGGCGGGGAAGGTCTGGAAACCTTATTCATCACCACGGCGCGCTATGCCATGACGCCCGCAGAACTGGCTGAATACCCTGATTCTGGTGACCTCTTTGCTATTCGTCCAGCCATTGCTGGTGTTCCACGTCACTTGTTCAAAGAGTGCAAGATAGGCCAATAG
- a CDS encoding manganese/iron ABC transporter ATP-binding protein encodes MSVETFIRPELSVDDVSVTYNNGHTAIHNASFTLSGGSICALVGVNGSGKSTLFKSIMGLVKPTSGQVTLSGQPVVAALKKNIIAYVPQTEEVDWNFPVLVEDVVMMGRYGKMNFLRIPTKEDRLWVDKALERVGLSELRSRQIGELSGGQKKRVFLARALAQQGTVLLLDEPFTGVDVKTENAIIELLRSLRDEGHLILVSTHNLGSVPEFCDRVILINRTVLAAGPLETTFTQSNLELAFGGVLRHINLSGPDLHDDNDPRTVTVITDDERPAVFYGHTKSDPPAQSQQKENNP; translated from the coding sequence ATGAGTGTAGAGACCTTTATCCGCCCCGAACTTAGCGTGGATGACGTATCGGTCACCTATAACAACGGCCATACCGCGATCCATAACGCCAGTTTTACCCTTAGCGGTGGCTCGATCTGTGCGCTGGTGGGGGTTAACGGCAGCGGAAAATCGACCCTCTTCAAAAGCATCATGGGCCTGGTAAAACCGACATCCGGCCAGGTGACGCTGAGCGGGCAACCGGTTGTCGCTGCGCTGAAGAAAAATATTATCGCCTACGTGCCGCAGACCGAAGAGGTTGACTGGAACTTCCCGGTGCTGGTGGAAGACGTGGTGATGATGGGCCGCTACGGCAAAATGAACTTCCTGCGCATTCCTACCAAGGAAGATCGCCTGTGGGTCGATAAGGCGCTGGAGCGCGTAGGCTTGAGTGAGCTACGTAGCCGACAGATCGGCGAGCTTTCCGGCGGGCAGAAAAAGCGCGTATTCCTGGCCCGTGCCCTGGCTCAGCAGGGGACGGTGCTGCTGCTTGATGAGCCTTTTACCGGCGTGGATGTCAAAACCGAGAACGCCATTATCGAGCTGTTACGTTCGCTGCGCGATGAGGGGCACCTGATCCTGGTATCGACCCACAACCTCGGCAGCGTACCGGAGTTTTGCGATCGAGTGATCCTGATTAATCGTACCGTGCTTGCTGCCGGCCCGCTCGAGACCACGTTCACGCAAAGCAATCTGGAACTGGCGTTCGGTGGCGTATTGCGCCATATCAACCTCTCCGGGCCCGATCTACACGATGACAACGATCCCCGCACCGTGACGGTAATCACCGATGACGAGCGCCCTGCGGTGTTTTATGGTCATACCAAGAGCGATCCTCCGGCGCAAAGTCAGCAAAAGGAGAATAACCCCTGA
- a CDS encoding fructosamine kinase family protein produces MWQAVSRLLSEHLGSAEIRERTELPGGEIHPAWRVSYGDSEVFVKCDAREMLPIFTAEADQLALLARSKTVRVPEVYGVGSDRDYSFLLLEYQPLKPLDAHGAHCLGQQLARLHQWSEQPQFGLDFDNDLSTTPQPNAWQRRWAEFFAEQRIGWQLQLAAEKGMTFGDIDEIIDVVYLRLQHHQPQPSLLHGDLWPANCAQAADGPLLFDPACYWGDRECDLAMLPLYPELPAQIYDGYQSVWPLEAGFIERQPLYQLYYLLNRSNLFGGQHLVMAQRAIDKLLHPETL; encoded by the coding sequence ATGTGGCAAGCCGTTAGCCGTCTGTTGAGTGAACATCTTGGCAGCGCAGAAATCCGCGAAAGGACTGAACTGCCCGGGGGAGAAATCCACCCGGCGTGGCGCGTGAGTTACGGTGACAGCGAGGTGTTTGTTAAATGTGATGCCCGCGAAATGCTGCCGATATTCACCGCAGAGGCAGACCAACTGGCGCTGTTGGCACGCAGTAAGACCGTGCGTGTCCCCGAAGTGTATGGGGTTGGCAGCGATCGCGATTACAGTTTCCTGCTGCTGGAGTATCAACCCCTTAAGCCGCTGGATGCGCACGGAGCGCACTGCCTCGGGCAACAACTGGCCCGCCTGCACCAGTGGAGCGAACAACCGCAGTTCGGTCTCGACTTCGATAACGACCTTTCCACCACGCCGCAGCCCAACGCCTGGCAACGCCGCTGGGCGGAATTTTTTGCCGAGCAACGCATCGGCTGGCAGCTACAGCTGGCGGCGGAAAAGGGCATGACCTTCGGTGATATCGACGAAATTATCGACGTGGTATATCTGAGGTTGCAACACCATCAGCCACAGCCTTCCCTGCTGCATGGCGATCTGTGGCCTGCCAACTGTGCTCAGGCCGCGGATGGGCCTTTGCTGTTCGATCCAGCCTGTTACTGGGGCGACAGAGAGTGTGATTTAGCGATGCTGCCGCTTTATCCTGAATTGCCCGCCCAGATTTATGACGGCTATCAGAGCGTGTGGCCACTTGAGGCCGGGTTTATCGAACGGCAGCCGCTGTATCAGCTTTATTACCTGCTCAACCGCAGCAACCTGTTTGGCGGCCAACATCTGGTCATGGCACAGCGGGCCATCGACAAGCTGCTCCATCCAGAAACGCTGTAA
- a CDS encoding SDR family NAD(P)-dependent oxidoreductase, translated as MMTDRRLNEPFKDKVAIVTGGGRGLGNAYAKALLERGARVIVSDLGTSLTGDGTDPDMMSEAIHALQVDGGSFITHSGRLDNEDGCQQLVALAIEQFGALDILIHNAGWVGYQPIETQEEEFLERSLGINVRTPIWLSKHAWAHLKLSPSPRIVLTTSDRAMYQRYAQPGLTAYAAGKMAQVGIMNVLSMEGKPDGILVNAISPVAKTRMWGITQPPTDLKPEWVVPGLLYLASSLCQDTGVILRASNGQFTATRFCENPGVTYPTDLARIECASVEDVAHNWPRIKEFGDA; from the coding sequence ATGATGACAGATCGACGCTTAAACGAGCCGTTCAAAGACAAGGTAGCGATTGTCACTGGCGGTGGCCGGGGGCTTGGGAACGCTTACGCCAAGGCCCTCTTGGAGCGTGGCGCACGGGTAATCGTTAGCGACCTGGGAACCAGCCTTACCGGAGACGGGACTGACCCAGACATGATGAGCGAGGCGATACATGCCTTGCAGGTCGACGGTGGATCGTTCATCACCCACAGCGGGCGCCTGGATAACGAGGATGGCTGCCAACAACTCGTGGCGCTGGCCATCGAGCAATTCGGCGCGCTGGATATCCTGATCCACAACGCGGGTTGGGTCGGCTATCAGCCCATTGAGACACAGGAAGAGGAATTCCTTGAGCGCTCCCTTGGCATCAACGTGCGTACGCCGATCTGGTTGAGCAAGCACGCCTGGGCACATCTCAAGCTTTCCCCATCACCACGGATCGTGCTGACAACCTCTGACCGTGCCATGTATCAACGCTACGCGCAGCCAGGCCTGACGGCCTACGCCGCTGGCAAGATGGCCCAAGTGGGCATCATGAATGTTCTGAGTATGGAAGGAAAACCGGACGGCATTCTGGTCAACGCCATCTCTCCAGTAGCCAAGACCCGCATGTGGGGGATCACACAGCCACCCACAGACCTAAAGCCCGAGTGGGTGGTGCCGGGCTTGCTATATCTGGCCAGCTCGTTATGCCAGGACACAGGCGTTATCCTGCGCGCCAGCAACGGCCAGTTCACTGCAACCCGCTTTTGTGAAAACCCCGGCGTAACCTATCCTACGGATCTGGCGCGAATTGAGTGTGCCAGCGTGGAGGATGTCGCCCACAATTGGCCGCGCATCAAGGAGTTTGGCGATGCGTGA
- a CDS encoding metal-dependent hydrolase, producing MTAEGHLIFSVACAIFAKKAEVTPVLASGDWWHIIPAALLTSLLPDIDHPKSILGQRLRWIAIPISRAFGHRGFTHSLLAIVGGMWLFQLEVPRGWPIPADVLHAMIIGYFSHLLADMLTPAGVPLLWPCRWRFCLPILNSQKGNQLERVLCIVLVAFAIYWQGDYTFPLQSYFEQIKNIRL from the coding sequence ATGACCGCGGAAGGACATCTCATATTTTCTGTTGCCTGCGCGATCTTTGCCAAGAAAGCGGAGGTGACTCCCGTGCTCGCCTCTGGCGATTGGTGGCACATCATTCCTGCCGCGCTGCTGACGTCGCTATTACCCGATATCGATCACCCTAAATCCATCCTGGGCCAGCGCCTGCGCTGGATCGCAATCCCGATCTCACGCGCCTTTGGCCACCGTGGTTTCACCCATAGCCTGCTGGCGATCGTCGGCGGCATGTGGCTATTTCAGCTAGAAGTGCCGCGCGGTTGGCCTATCCCCGCAGACGTGCTACACGCCATGATTATCGGTTATTTCAGCCACCTGCTGGCCGATATGCTCACCCCTGCCGGCGTGCCGTTGCTTTGGCCCTGCCGCTGGCGCTTCTGCCTGCCGATATTGAACTCACAAAAAGGCAACCAGCTGGAGCGGGTACTGTGTATAGTTTTGGTGGCTTTCGCCATCTACTGGCAAGGGGATTACACCTTTCCCTTGCAGTCGTATTTTGAGCAAATAAAAAATATCCGACTGTGA
- the kduD gene encoding 2-dehydro-3-deoxy-D-gluconate 5-dehydrogenase KduD, with amino-acid sequence MILNSFDLTGKVALITGCNTGLGQGIAIGLAQAGCDIIGVNRSQPLETMSKVTQTGRRFLNLNADLGNIDAIPSLLAAAVEAFGRIDILVNNAGIIRREDALNFSEQDWDEVMDVNIKTLFFMAQAVAKQFISQGSGGKIINIASMLSFQGGIRVPSYTASKSAVLGVTRLLANEWAQYQINVNAIAPGYMATNNTQQLRTDEDRSQQILERIPAGRWGTPDDLMGPIVFLASAASDYVNGYTLAVDGGWLAR; translated from the coding sequence ATGATTTTGAATTCCTTCGACTTAACGGGCAAAGTGGCGCTGATCACCGGCTGCAATACCGGCCTGGGGCAAGGCATTGCAATTGGGTTGGCGCAGGCCGGTTGCGATATTATCGGCGTGAACCGCAGTCAGCCCCTTGAGACCATGAGCAAAGTCACCCAGACCGGGCGCCGATTCCTGAATCTGAACGCCGATCTCGGCAATATCGACGCCATCCCTTCTCTGCTAGCCGCCGCCGTTGAGGCGTTTGGCAGAATCGATATCCTGGTGAACAACGCAGGGATTATCCGCCGCGAAGACGCCCTGAATTTCAGTGAACAAGACTGGGATGAGGTGATGGACGTCAATATCAAGACCCTGTTCTTTATGGCACAGGCGGTGGCCAAACAGTTCATCAGCCAGGGCAGTGGCGGTAAAATTATCAATATTGCTTCGATGCTTTCTTTCCAGGGCGGCATTCGCGTACCGTCTTACACCGCGTCGAAAAGCGCAGTACTCGGCGTCACCCGGCTATTGGCCAATGAATGGGCACAATACCAGATTAACGTTAACGCCATTGCACCGGGCTATATGGCCACCAACAACACCCAACAGCTGCGTACCGATGAAGACCGCAGCCAGCAGATCCTCGAACGCATCCCCGCAGGGCGCTGGGGCACTCCGGATGACTTGATGGGCCCGATCGTGTTCCTTGCCTCGGCAGCATCCGACTACGTTAATGGCTACACGCTCGCAGTAGACGGCGGCTGGCTGGCTCGCTAA
- a CDS encoding L-cystine transporter: MNLPLVLNVLVFAALLLLLAQTRHKQWSLAKKVLVGLALGVVFGLALQLVYGSDNPVLKESIGWFNIVGNGYVQLLQMIVMPLVFASILSAVAKLHNASSLGKISFLTIGTLLFTTLIAALVGVLVTNLFGLTAEGLVQGTQETARLSAIETNYAGKVADLSVPQLILSFVPKNPFADLTGANPTSIISVVIFAAFLGVASLQLLKDDQPKGQRVLVAIDTLQAWVMKLVRLVMKLTPYGVLALMTKVVAGSNIHDIIKLGSFVVASYLGLAIMFVVHGLLLSFTGVNPLKFFRKAWPVLTFAFTSRSSAASIPLNVEAQTRRLGVPESIASFSASFGATIGQNGCAGLYPAMLAVMVAPTVGINPLDPLWIATLVGIVTVSSAGVAGVGGGATFAALIVLPAMGLPVTLVALLISVEPLIDMGRTALNVSGSMTAGTVTSQLMKQTDKTIMDSEDEAELAHR, encoded by the coding sequence ATGAATCTACCGCTCGTATTAAACGTGCTGGTTTTTGCCGCCCTCCTTTTGCTGTTGGCGCAAACCCGCCATAAGCAATGGAGCCTGGCTAAAAAAGTGCTGGTTGGCCTGGCACTGGGTGTGGTGTTCGGTTTGGCACTGCAACTGGTATACGGCTCGGACAACCCGGTGCTGAAAGAGTCCATCGGCTGGTTTAACATCGTCGGTAACGGCTATGTACAGCTGCTGCAAATGATCGTGATGCCGCTGGTTTTCGCCTCTATCCTGAGCGCGGTAGCCAAGTTGCATAACGCTTCTTCGCTGGGCAAAATCAGCTTCCTGACCATTGGTACCCTGCTGTTTACCACTCTGATCGCCGCATTGGTGGGCGTATTGGTCACCAACCTGTTCGGGTTGACCGCAGAGGGTCTGGTCCAGGGCACACAAGAAACGGCTCGTTTGTCGGCGATCGAAACCAACTACGCAGGTAAAGTGGCCGATCTGAGTGTGCCACAATTGATCCTGTCATTTGTGCCGAAAAACCCGTTTGCCGATCTGACCGGGGCTAACCCAACGTCAATCATCAGCGTGGTGATTTTCGCTGCCTTCCTCGGTGTGGCTTCTCTGCAACTGCTTAAAGATGACCAACCGAAAGGCCAGCGCGTGCTGGTAGCTATCGATACCCTGCAAGCCTGGGTGATGAAGCTGGTCCGTCTGGTGATGAAACTGACTCCTTACGGCGTACTGGCGTTGATGACCAAGGTCGTTGCTGGCTCCAATATCCACGACATTATCAAGCTGGGCAGCTTTGTGGTTGCGTCTTACCTTGGTCTGGCGATCATGTTCGTGGTTCACGGCCTGCTGCTGAGCTTCACCGGCGTTAATCCACTGAAATTCTTCCGCAAGGCTTGGCCGGTGCTGACCTTTGCCTTCACCAGCCGTTCCAGCGCTGCCAGCATCCCGCTGAACGTCGAAGCGCAGACTCGCCGTCTGGGCGTGCCGGAGTCGATTGCCAGCTTCTCGGCTTCCTTTGGTGCCACTATTGGTCAGAACGGTTGCGCGGGTCTCTACCCGGCAATGCTGGCGGTGATGGTTGCGCCAACCGTGGGCATCAACCCGCTGGATCCACTGTGGATCGCAACGCTGGTCGGCATTGTTACCGTCAGTTCAGCTGGCGTTGCCGGTGTGGGTGGCGGCGCGACCTTCGCTGCACTGATTGTACTGCCAGCGATGGGCCTGCCGGTGACTCTGGTCGCCCTGCTGATTTCGGTTGAACCGTTGATCGACATGGGCCGCACCGCGCTGAACGTTAGTGGTTCGATGACCGCAGGTACCGTCACCAGCCAACTGATGAAGCAGACCGACAAAACCATTATGGACAGCGAAGACGAAGCGGAACTGGCTCACCGGTAA
- a CDS encoding YniB family protein: MTYQQAGRVAILKRIFGWVVFIPALLSTLVSLLGFVYQHSEKSRGINAVMLDFVHVMVDMVRFNTPFLNIFWYNSPVPDVDKSLFSGANLMFIIIYFLIFVGLALQTSGARMSRQVKFIREGLEDQMILEQAKGSEGHTRAQLEERVTLPHHTILLQYFPLYILPVVIAVVAYFVLKLLGQMAGVA, from the coding sequence ATGACGTATCAACAGGCTGGGCGCGTTGCCATACTGAAACGCATTTTCGGATGGGTCGTTTTCATCCCGGCGTTACTTTCAACGCTGGTTTCACTGCTGGGTTTTGTTTATCAACACAGTGAGAAGTCCAGAGGGATCAACGCCGTGATGCTGGATTTTGTCCACGTCATGGTCGACATGGTGCGCTTCAATACGCCATTCCTGAATATTTTCTGGTACAACTCACCCGTACCGGACGTGGATAAGAGCCTGTTTAGCGGCGCTAATCTGATGTTTATCATTATCTATTTCCTGATTTTTGTCGGCCTGGCATTGCAGACTTCCGGTGCGCGCATGTCGCGTCAGGTGAAGTTTATCCGTGAAGGATTGGAAGATCAGATGATCCTGGAACAGGCCAAGGGCAGCGAAGGGCACACGCGTGCGCAATTGGAGGAGCGTGTGACGTTGCCGCACCACACCATTTTACTGCAATACTTCCCGCTCTATATCTTGCCGGTGGTGATCGCCGTAGTGGCTTATTTCGTGCTCAAGCTGCTAGGGCAAATGGCCGGAGTGGCGTAG